From the Quercus lobata isolate SW786 chromosome 6, ValleyOak3.0 Primary Assembly, whole genome shotgun sequence genome, one window contains:
- the LOC115949994 gene encoding B3 domain-containing protein REM19-like, whose amino-acid sequence MKSTYTSARILSQKSNVPIRIRKLTRKDKAKALKKVASAFKSKNPYFMVVMQPSFVQAYGSRIPVHFIKRNYIQNGQYVMLKVGDRSWEVRFVFSGKVQGSFSASSAAFAKENNLQVGDTCVF is encoded by the exons atgaaaagtaCTTATACAAGTGCAAGAATTCTGAGCCAGAAATCTAACGTTCCTATAAGGATCCGAAAATTGACTAGGAAAGACAAAGCAAAAGCTCTTAAGAAAGTAGCAAGTGCCTTCAAATCAAAAAATCCTTATTTCATGGTGGTCATGCAGCCATCTTTCGTTCAAGCATATGGCTCG AGAATACCAGTCCACTTTATTAAGAGAAACTATATTCAAAATGGACAATATGTGATGCTTAAAGTTGGTGATCGATCATGGGAGGTGAGGTTTGTGTTTTCTGGAAAGGTACAAGGTTCATTTTCTGCTAGTTCGGCTGCATTTGCAAAGGAAAATAATCTCCAAGTAGGAGATACTTGTGTCTTCTAG